The following are encoded in a window of Streptomyces sp. 11x1 genomic DNA:
- a CDS encoding phosphoadenosine phosphosulfate reductase: protein MSHPTPLYSDPVEFAATRHRIVINLSGGKDGLVAGAIAMDAARQAGVTDRVWTAHASLGPMEWPSVTVDGVRWPSASELAAQHSQALGVPPERHIEVRRSREVDGERVPFDLLTFIAERGDWPWLGRARTCTGPWKTKMVYQAFTPQVRALRKETDGPLMFANVLGMRAEESTERRNREMWRRTTDNSARVVDEWLPAHQVTTEEVWERTISAGLPYHWCYDSYPGAKDRHGSSRCSCSACTLANLRDLLLTAGRRPRLAELCALVERVRQVPFNPNITMAEVIALSRRRDAPDPGVEVEETEDFERMERDVHAALLKPPTWDSKARTGPGELLHSAAGCDGCS from the coding sequence ATGTCGCACCCCACCCCCCTGTACTCCGACCCGGTCGAGTTCGCCGCGACCCGGCACCGCATTGTCATCAACCTGTCCGGCGGGAAGGACGGACTCGTGGCCGGAGCGATCGCGATGGACGCCGCCCGCCAGGCCGGCGTCACCGACCGCGTCTGGACCGCCCACGCGAGTCTGGGCCCGATGGAGTGGCCCTCCGTCACCGTGGACGGAGTCCGCTGGCCCAGTGCCAGCGAACTCGCCGCACAGCACAGCCAGGCCCTCGGCGTGCCGCCCGAGCGGCACATCGAGGTCCGGCGCAGCCGTGAAGTCGACGGTGAACGGGTGCCATTCGACCTGCTGACCTTCATCGCGGAGCGAGGCGACTGGCCCTGGCTCGGCCGGGCCCGCACCTGCACCGGCCCGTGGAAGACGAAGATGGTGTACCAGGCGTTCACCCCGCAGGTCCGCGCGCTCAGGAAGGAGACGGACGGCCCGCTGATGTTCGCCAACGTGCTCGGGATGCGCGCTGAGGAAAGCACGGAACGCCGCAACCGGGAGATGTGGCGCCGTACGACCGACAACTCGGCCCGGGTCGTCGACGAGTGGCTACCCGCCCACCAGGTCACCACCGAGGAGGTCTGGGAGCGCACGATCAGTGCCGGGCTGCCCTACCACTGGTGCTACGACTCGTACCCCGGCGCCAAGGACCGGCATGGTTCCAGTCGCTGTTCGTGCTCGGCCTGCACCCTGGCCAACCTCCGCGATCTACTGCTGACCGCCGGGCGCCGCCCGCGGCTCGCCGAGCTGTGCGCGCTGGTCGAACGCGTCCGCCAGGTGCCGTTCAACCCGAACATCACCATGGCCGAGGTCATCGCGCTGTCCCGTCGGCGCGACGCCCCGGACCCAGGCGTCGAGGTTGAGGAGACCGAGGACTTCGAGCGGATGGAGCGCGACGTCCACGCCGCCTTGCTCAAGCCGCCCACATGGGACTCCAAGGCCCGGACCGGGCCGGGCGAGCTCCTGCACAGCGCCGCCGGGTGCGATGGCTGCAGCTGA
- a CDS encoding DUF6192 family protein has translation MVAGVPENPSLNLCSFSPKSLVRQDAARRGRDLSPTEGAPASRAEGWWAPCPTSTKIGSVSRARYEEIVVEDRKLIEVELVPGRPESPVAPVVRQLDRTIDFLDLIGACHKFVAATGRLVPQMRGRRLSEDEREVNHKNVDRVRATFSELRTAA, from the coding sequence ATGGTCGCCGGTGTCCCTGAGAACCCGTCTTTGAACCTGTGTTCGTTCTCACCGAAGTCACTCGTGCGGCAGGATGCTGCCCGCAGAGGCCGGGATTTGTCGCCGACGGAGGGAGCGCCGGCGTCCCGTGCCGAGGGGTGGTGGGCACCATGCCCCACAAGCACGAAGATCGGGAGCGTATCCCGAGCGCGGTACGAAGAAATCGTCGTCGAGGACCGGAAGCTCATCGAGGTCGAACTGGTTCCCGGGCGGCCGGAGAGCCCGGTCGCGCCGGTGGTGAGGCAGCTCGACCGGACTATCGACTTCCTGGATCTGATCGGGGCCTGCCACAAGTTCGTGGCCGCGACCGGCCGCCTGGTGCCGCAGATGCGCGGACGCCGTTTGTCTGAGGACGAGCGGGAGGTGAACCACAAGAACGTCGACCGTGTCCGGGCGACCTTCTCTGAACTAAGAACTGCGGCTTAA
- a CDS encoding replication-relaxation family protein, with protein sequence MTRSTSGVPAAEVAPSPAEPLRLQVLTALALHRMATTGQLRLMLRPDSSRQLFSRVLNKLRSTGFVDLTPLPDSDRSRTHAWYLTPEGARLTRDLPVLRGRPPYPITSTTAASLKTPHTLTVVRSHLPFAADARRLGHEHGPWDWTPEVAHPIGEGERLVADAVMHYTVVDGEHRRKLRAFVEVDRSTMSSERLAVKLIEYARLFQYEAQPVGRRRPASTGPAWLRWYPVFPRVLFVLTGASRARLGDRISDLQAMVAQHPLVAALAREVQLGAVVLEDIEEHGPSGSVWVPLTGGEPRPWTDL encoded by the coding sequence ATGACTCGTTCCACATCAGGTGTTCCGGCCGCCGAGGTGGCCCCGAGCCCCGCTGAACCGCTGCGTCTGCAGGTCCTGACCGCGCTCGCCCTGCACCGCATGGCCACGACCGGCCAGTTGCGGCTCATGCTGCGGCCAGACAGCTCCCGTCAGCTGTTCTCCCGCGTGCTGAACAAGCTGCGTTCGACCGGCTTCGTCGACCTCACCCCTCTGCCGGACTCGGACCGGTCGCGTACGCACGCCTGGTACCTCACCCCGGAAGGGGCGCGTCTGACCCGCGATCTCCCTGTCCTTCGGGGGCGTCCGCCGTACCCCATCACCTCGACAACCGCAGCGTCGCTGAAGACGCCGCACACACTGACCGTCGTACGGTCCCACCTTCCGTTCGCCGCAGATGCCCGCCGGCTCGGGCACGAGCACGGCCCGTGGGACTGGACCCCTGAGGTAGCTCACCCCATCGGTGAGGGCGAGCGGCTCGTTGCGGATGCCGTCATGCACTACACCGTCGTCGACGGCGAACACCGGCGGAAGCTGCGCGCGTTCGTGGAAGTCGATCGCAGCACTATGAGCAGCGAGCGCCTGGCCGTGAAGCTGATCGAGTACGCGCGGCTCTTCCAGTACGAAGCCCAGCCTGTCGGCCGACGCAGGCCCGCCTCGACCGGCCCGGCGTGGCTGCGCTGGTATCCGGTCTTCCCTCGCGTCCTCTTCGTGCTCACCGGCGCTTCCCGGGCACGGCTGGGCGACCGAATCAGCGATCTGCAGGCGATGGTCGCTCAGCACCCGCTCGTCGCGGCCCTTGCCCGTGAAGTTCAGCTGGGAGCCGTCGTCCTGGAGGACATCGAGGAGCACGGTCCATCGGGGTCGGTGTGGGTGCCATTGACTGGGGGTGAGCCTCGCCCGTGGACCGACTTGTGA
- a CDS encoding DUF6292 family protein encodes MTGEQMSKTLAFHVEHYMIAVAEHLMAKGAPISLVHSCGPYTEEDHVFPDVEGTLYFSKRFAEQLDGRGGVDLHWAGTSGWCLSNLDVPDSPNGDARWMGNGLMPEPERVAAFLDTYRLSPEQAGSTERPYYRSEGSDFPALLQRLAAYVPPRDSAGYKARPRFSTARDQAYSRRILDALTPQGKDPIVEVPLRSSELEALLHLLEYAQVSSGGLGPNDFASLLASDLEGRRGGGYDAVERHRSALTEAAARRQRIEAHRRRQQGEGG; translated from the coding sequence GTGACCGGCGAGCAGATGTCGAAAACCCTCGCGTTTCATGTCGAGCACTACATGATCGCGGTGGCGGAGCACCTGATGGCGAAGGGCGCCCCCATCAGCCTCGTCCACAGCTGCGGCCCGTACACCGAGGAAGATCATGTCTTCCCGGATGTCGAAGGCACGCTGTACTTCTCCAAGCGCTTCGCGGAGCAGCTGGACGGCCGTGGAGGCGTCGATCTGCACTGGGCAGGGACCTCGGGCTGGTGTTTGAGTAATTTGGACGTCCCTGATTCCCCCAACGGGGATGCTCGCTGGATGGGTAACGGCCTGATGCCGGAACCGGAGCGCGTGGCAGCCTTTCTGGACACTTACCGGCTCAGCCCCGAGCAGGCCGGGAGCACGGAGCGTCCGTATTACCGCAGCGAGGGCAGCGACTTCCCCGCCCTGCTCCAGCGGCTGGCCGCCTACGTGCCGCCCCGCGACTCTGCCGGATACAAGGCTCGCCCGCGGTTCTCGACGGCTCGCGACCAGGCCTACTCCCGGCGCATCCTCGACGCTCTGACCCCGCAAGGCAAGGACCCGATAGTCGAAGTACCTCTGCGCTCCAGCGAGTTGGAAGCGCTGCTCCACCTGCTTGAGTACGCCCAGGTTTCCTCAGGAGGACTGGGGCCGAATGATTTCGCCAGCCTGCTCGCCAGTGACCTTGAGGGCCGCCGCGGCGGCGGATACGACGCCGTCGAACGGCACCGCAGTGCGCTGACAGAGGCCGCCGCTCGACGGCAGCGAATCGAAGCACACCGCCGAAGGCAGCAGGGCGAGGGAGGCTGA
- a CDS encoding RDD family protein — MANQPHHPPHPHPADPAPPPYAQFRQHPGQGYGYAPGYGMPTTPSTTEPARLASLGARLGARLLDVIIWYAAYFIPAVPVMMWIDEGGGSTARTVLFAWLAVSFVLYFPFAVWKFGATLGKAVCGVRIVRRETAHPVGFWRALGRELFWLFAFIVPVLSLLNPLWCCWDKPYRQCLHDKTADTMAAAAPGRTK, encoded by the coding sequence ATGGCGAATCAGCCGCACCACCCCCCGCACCCGCACCCGGCCGACCCCGCTCCGCCTCCCTACGCGCAGTTCCGGCAACACCCGGGACAGGGATACGGCTACGCGCCGGGCTACGGAATGCCGACTACGCCGAGCACCACCGAGCCGGCCAGGCTGGCCAGCCTGGGTGCGCGCCTCGGCGCCCGGCTGCTCGACGTGATCATCTGGTATGCCGCGTACTTCATACCGGCCGTCCCGGTCATGATGTGGATCGACGAGGGCGGCGGCAGCACCGCGAGGACGGTGCTGTTCGCCTGGCTCGCAGTCTCCTTCGTCCTCTACTTCCCCTTCGCCGTCTGGAAGTTCGGCGCGACCCTGGGCAAGGCTGTGTGCGGGGTACGGATCGTGCGCCGGGAAACGGCCCACCCGGTGGGATTCTGGCGTGCACTCGGCAGGGAGCTGTTCTGGCTGTTCGCCTTCATCGTCCCGGTCCTCAGCCTGCTCAACCCGCTCTGGTGCTGCTGGGACAAGCCCTACCGGCAGTGCCTCCACGACAAGACCGCCGACACCATGGCCGCAGCAGCACCCGGACGGACGAAGTGA